The genomic DNA AAATTTCCGACCTCTAATTGCTGATAATCTAGTTTTGTCACTTTTGAATCGTCAGCAAATTAAACCTGAAGATTTTGAAAATTCTCTGGAAGCATTTCGTCTCAACGATCGAGGCAGACGTGTTTTTCTAGAAGAGTTTGATCATAAGATGAAAGATGAGTTCAAACATCCTGTATTTGATTATAAATGTTCTTACAGACGTAGTATAGAGTTGCAAGCTCGTTTGTTGTCTCGCTCTCTCCAAGAAAATATTATATTTCAACCTCTGGTTTTGCGGTAGGTGATTTATGTCTTCTCTGCTTTATTTGGTCATCTACGACTTGCCCTATGACAAGGCAGGTAATAAACGTAGAAATCGTTTGCATAAACTGTTATCAGGTTTCGGTAAATGGACTCAGTATAGCGTGTTTGAGTGTTTTCTGTCAGATTTGCAGTTTGCTAAACTCCAAGTCGGTATTCAAAAAATTATTAAGCCAAATCAAGATTCAGTCCGTATCTATGTTCTGGATGCCACCGCCGTTAAACGTACTATCACCTATGGCTCAGATAAGCCCTCTGAGAGAGATACTATTGTAATCTAGTATGCTAATATGTTTTTGGCAGACTTCTAGCAGGAGCTAATTCCCTAGTGGGTTTGCCAATTCCCTGGAACCAAGACAATTCAATAATTTTACTCGTTTCATAAATTCGCCATCTGTTTACTTTTAACCCTATTTCCTCACAAACTGGGTAGTTCGCCAAACTAACCCCTACAATCTGCTCTAAACTGCCTTTCTAAGCATATGCGGGTTTCTTTTTGATGAATCCCGATCGCGGGACTGAAACATTAAAGCAGCCGTCGATTATGTCAAGGAGCGCGTAGGGTTTCTTTTTGATGAATCCCGATCGCGGGACTGAAACGAACGACTGCGTCGATTTTTAGAGGAGCGCGGCTATGGGGTTTCTTTTTGATGAATCCCGATCGCGGGACTGAAACGAAAATTGATAGCAGTTCCAGATAATGTTGACCCTGGGTTTCTTTTTGATGAATCCCGATCGCGGGACTGAAACGACAACAGGATTGGCAGATTATCCGCTCCCAATCAGGTTTCTTTTTGATGAATCCCGATCGCGGGACTGAAACTCGTCTAACTTGCGGGCAGTGGAATAGGGCACCCATAGTTTCTTTTTGATGAATCCCGATCGCGGGACTGAAACAACGGGGTACCGCTTAGAACGACAGCATAGGTGGGGTTTCTTTTTGATGAATCCCGATCGCGGGACTGAAACATGAATCCCGTCGGGCATGCAGCACCTCCAATAAAATGTTTCTTTTTGATGAATCCCGATCGCGGGACTGAAACATTGGAACGGTAGACAAGTTGAAGCTCGCCAGCTCAGTTTCTTTTTGATGAATCCCGATCGCGGGTATGATGATTTATAAAGTCAACATAGCCTAACAGTAAAAACCATCAATCAGTGTTTGGTCAACATTTCCCTGTCCTCCAATCAAAAGATCATTGCCATTTCCTGCAATTAGGGTATTGTTGTTATCTCCTCCATTTAAGGGATCATTACCATTCCCCCCCGCGAGAAAATTGTCCCCTGCCTCATTTCCTTCTCCTCCATCATGAAGCCATCTGAAATAATGTAACGTGCTATAATTCCTTCCAGGTTTATCTCGTGATCATAACACCGATCGTTATTTAATCAATCGTTTTCCACACTCCAACTTAGAAGGAAGAAACGATCGAGATGTTGTTAAAGATAAAATTTGATAGTCCAGGGGGTAACTGAGCAATCAATTCAAATGTAAGCCCGGAAAGTATTCCATCCCGATCGAGAATTAAGGTGCCATTATCAGAGTTATAGACATAAGTTGGAGAAGAGATGGAAAAAGAACTATTGACCCCTGTGGGTATGGGAGTAGCTGGATTGAAATAGGTAAAAACAGTAACTAATCCACTTAGAGTACCAGTTCCACCAGGAAAACTGCTAGATAAGAGTTCAATTCTGTCGCCCTGTGAGGGATCGAAGTCAGAAATGAAATCACCAAAGTCCTCTATTTTGAATAAATCACTCTCACTACCACCAATTAAAGAATCGTCGCCACTCCCACCTCTTAGAACATCATTCCCTTCCCCTCCAATCAAAGTATCATTCCCATTTCCTGCAATTATCGTATCGTCATTATTCCCCCCATTCAAAGAATCATTACCACCTAGGCCAACTAGAGTATCACTACCGTCCCCCCCATCGATCGTGTCATTGTTATCTCCTCCATTGATCAAGTCATTCCCATTCCCCCCCGAAAGACAATTGTCCCCTGCCTGACCAAAAATTGTGTCATCTCCCTCTCCTCCATCGATCGTGTCATTACCAGCACCACCTAAGATGGAATCATTACCTGAGAAGCCAAATATAGAGTCATTCCCTCCCCCTCCATTAACCGAGTCATCTCCCGCACTAACTCCTAGGGTGTCATTACCAGAACCAATTGTCACATTGACCTTTGTTATTGTGCTGGCTACATTTACGCTCCGTGAGACTCGCGAACCGCTTGAAAACTTTGGCTAGTGCCTGGTAGAGAAACTCGCCCTTCTCCCGTACCGCCAATTAAGATTAAGCCCTCTGAAATAATGTAACGTGCCATAATTCATCCTAGATTTGCATCATGATTATAACACCGATCGTTATTTAATCAATCGTTTTCCAGACACCAGCTTAGAAAGATGAAACGATCGAGATGTTGTTAAAGATAGAACTTGATAGTCCATTGGGTAACTGAGCAATTAATTCGAACTTAAAGTCCGTGCTTGTTCCATCGGGATCGAGCAGCAGTCTACCAGAAACAGCATCATAGGCATAGGTAGGCTTTATGCCAACAGGGCTGTTAAGTCCAGGCACAAACTGACTAGAAACAGTAACACTAAAATTAAGGGCAACATCGATTGCGTTAGCACTTTCCAAACTAAAAAGAGTACCTATGCCACCAGGATAGTTGCTAGATAGTAGTTCTATTCTGTCGTTTTGGAAAAGAGAGAAGTCAGAAATGATGTCTCCTTCCGATCGGTTGATTTGAAATACATCTGCTCCAGAACCACCTGTTAGTGTGTCTGTACCATCACCGCCATCAAGGGTGTCATTTCCACTCGTGCCCACCAGGGAATCATTACCTGCCAGACCTCTAAGAATGTTAAATACTCCACTGCCAGGGATAACAGTTACAGTTGCCGTTGACGTAGGTGCTGACTGCGGTTCGCGAGTCTCACCGAGAGACCCGATCGGCGCGATCGTGTAGGAGAAAGTTCCCAATCCAGTAGTAGCAGGTGTAAAAGTAATCGTTTGATTTACTGAGTCCAAAACAACAGTTCCAGCAGTACCAGGGCTGACACTAATAATTGTGACCTGCCCTGATGGTAAGTCATTCGCTAATAGTTGGCTAAAGGGAATAACAATCGACTGTGTTCCTACCCCACCAATTAAGGTATCGTTACCAGAAGTGCCAAACAAGATACCACCAGTCCCTACCCCCTCAACTGTATCATTTACAGCCTTGATCAAAACTGTACTATCCTCGATCGTAACTGTGCCTGTGCTGGGAGCACCGATCGTGTAAGCAGGGCTGCTTGTAATCGTGAGGATAACTGTCTCAACTTGCTCCAACTCATTATCTGCTAAAGGTGAAACAATTACATCGACAAAGTTCTGACCAGCAGGAATAACAACACTGTTACCCAAACGCACATAGTCAGCTCCATTGGTAGCTGTACCAGTTAAATTGTAGGTCACTAAGAGGTCTTGATTACTTGCGCCCGATCGACTAATACGGAATACACCAGCGAATTCACTTACCCCCGCTGTAATTGCCTCCGGATTAGGGACAGATGCAGTATTGATGATATTAAGAATAACGGTCTCCCCTGTACGCAAACCCCTGCTTGTTTGGATCACTTCACCGATTGAAACTTCGGTAGTGTTGAGAGCTGCATCAGGGGGATCGCCACCTTGATTTAGAGCAGTAATCTCTAGGGTATTGACCCCAGGCAGTAAATTAAATGTGATGAATGTACCTGTATTAGTTAGTAAAAGATCGTTATTAACAACTACTCCATTCAGAGCTACCCTGATTCTATCTCCGTCTTCAACTGCATTGTCTCGAAAACGAACATTTACCTGATTTTGAGCAACAACAATATCTCTGAAACCACTGAAAGGAGGCTCTTTGGCACTAGCATCGATCGCTTCTACCGTCACGATCGGTCTGCCCTCGGGAATCGTTATCGTGGCTGAATTCCCCTGCACAACAGATAGAGTCACTCTCTCCTGCCCAGGTAGGGAGTCGTTATCATCCCTAGCTACGATCGTTATCGTCTCGGCACCCCGCGCATCTCTAATAACAATTTGCCCCTGTTTGTCACTGACCTTAAAACCATTAAAATTACTAGGGATAACTTCATAGTCCTGATTAAAGTCAGCATCACCAGACAGAACAAAGTCAACTACAAAATTCCCCGTTGTATCTTGTACACCATCAGCCCGCACGGGACGCAAAATCGTAAAAATACCGACGCGATTGCTTGGCGGTCTTTCTGCTATCGGCTGGGTAGCCACCACACTGGCAATCCCAGGAGCACGATCGGCAATTTTAATAGTACCAACATCAGAGACTATCTTGAAGTTTTTATTCTGGTTGACAGCCAAACTCAAAACAACTTCTTCTGTTCCTTCCAGAAGGTTATCTGCCTTCGGTGTAACTTCTATATCAACAGATGCAACACCACTAGCAAATGTCACAGAGAAAACATTCTTATCTAAGACAGTCAGTTTAGAATCAGAGGCAGGAGTAGTAGGTAACAGTTGCAAATCAAAATCAGTATTAAAAGTAGCGGCTTTCTCGTTTTGCACTAATTGGAAAGTTACCTCTTCTCTTCTGTTGACACCTCCCCGCCGTGTGATTGTGAATTTGCCAGGATCAGGCGGAAACCCAAGACCTCCCTCCTGGGCCTCCGCATCCGTAGCTACAACCCGCAACTCTGGTAAAGAGTCCTTGATAGTCAGAGTCACAGAAGGTCTAATGAGATCAAAATCATTGCCAGGGGGAGGCACGATCGTGAGAGTAGCAAACCTATCCTTGCCTCGCTCATCGTCTGCTACTGGTGTAACTTTCACACTCACAGAGCTAGACCCTGCTGGTATGGTGAGTTGATCACGGACCTCTGTATTCCCTACAGTCAGCCTGAAATCCTTACCAATAACAGCATTACTGGTAATTCCCACAACCTGTACACCCACCGTCAAAGGCTGTTTGGTATCCCCCGTCCGCAGGACGCTAAATGTCTGTCCAGGTACAACCTCATCCGCAATTCCTAGTGGCTCAGTGAGGACAATCGTCTGGGGCTGCACACTTAAAACTACCTTCTCAGTAAAACTTAAAGGCTTTTTGGCTGAAACCGTTGGATTGCTTTCATCCTCTACTTTAATGTCTAAAACAGTCTGACCCGCCGCCGCACTGACTACTGTGACCTTACTAAGTGTTTCATTAACTGCTGCTAACTTCCCTTGTAACTTAAGGATGTTCTTAGCATTGTCCAAGTCCTGCAAGGGAGTACCAGCGGGCACAGTTAGAGTTACCGTTTCTGCTGCAGTCAGGGTTACAGTTAATTGATCACTGTCATCTGCAATCTGAATCCCCAAGGTCGGAGAAGTAACACCCACAGGCACAGTTAAGGATTCCAAACCTCTTACACTCGGTTCGGCTGTGCGTAAATCAAAAGTTTGTTGCCCCTCAGTACGGCGACTCCCCGGCGGATCGTTGGGCTGACCACTCAAATCATCTACAAATAAACGCAGGTCAACCCTACCTGGTCTGGGACTTGTCAGAGTAGCATTCTTTAGGGCTTCATTAATTTTGTCCAGGGGCTGATTGTTGATGACTATACGGGTAGGAGAGGAGTTTTCAAAACCAGGCAAGGTTAACTTCGTCCCCGCCGGTGCACTCACTGCATCCAGCACAAAAGAAACCCTGAGACTATCTGGATCAAAAATACTAAACTTAAGGGGAGTAGTAAAGCTAAGAGGCTGACTGGAACTAGGACGAACCACAATAGGATCAGACTGTAAACCCAAAAAACTCGGCTTGACATTAGGTAGCGGTTCAGCACTAGGTCTAACCGTGAAGGATAGTTGTGCAGCTGGAATGTTAGACAAACCTTCATTGTCTGTGACTGTGATAGCAATAGCGCCACTCCCAACTTTGTCAGCCTTGAAAATGATCTCTCCATCTCTGGCTAGTTCGAAAGTCTTACCGCGATTGGTTAAGTCCAACTCAACTACATTAACCCTGGTATCCCGATCGTTTGCAGCTGTTAGAATAAACCCCTCTGGTGCTGTTAGGGTAACCTTAGCCAGACCCCGATCGTCTTCTAGGAGAATACTAGGCAAACGAAAGCTAGAGTTTTGTACTGTGTCAAAGGCAGTTTGGGACAGTTTAACAGTGGGTGGACGGTTAGCGACAAGAGCAACATTAGTAATCTGGATGTCATCAATGCCAAATTCCCGCAAAACACCACCAAACTCAATTTTGACTGGATTGCCCGTAAACTTAATAGAAAAACTATTTTTGTCAGGGGAGGGAGATGGAATAGGAATGTTGTATCCTAATTCCCCAGGAGTCTGAGGTAAACTAGCTCTAGCTAATTCCTGATTTTTCGCATCAAATAAAACAACAGTATTACCAGCTGTAAATGGAGAGGTATAACGGAACTGGAGCACGCCAGAAGCAATCTCATCAAAGTCAACTAGCGTGACAACGATCGTGGGACTATCAAAGGAAGCGATAACTTTATTGTTAACCTCGTAATTGCCGATGCCGTTCAGAGTTTTGGCGGTCAGTACCACAGTCTTAGTATCGAACTGAAATTTACCCTTAGTAAAGTTACCCCCCGCACTTATAAATCCGCTACTGTCGGGCACAATGTCAAATGTCAAAGTCTGGGTCTGCAAAGTTGCCATATACCTCTCTCCTTACAACAGTTCCCAAAATTTTAACTATCTTGTAGCAGGGGGTCGCACAAAAATACCTAGGGGCACTAGCTCTGAAGTACCAGTAGTTCTGGCAGGGGTGATATTAACAGTAGTCAAAGCGTTTCGAGACTCCGCAGCTACTCCTGGATCACTTACGCCATTGAGAGCATCTGTCAAGAAAGTTGCACTAAATCCGCTCCTTTGCCGAGCTTCGCGGTCTTCCCTAATCTCTACTTCTGTCGGTGTGTTGAGGCGGCGTTCCTCTTCAAAAAAACTAGGACGGGGAGTACTGCGCTCCTGTGCTTCTGCCGCCAAACCTCCTCCCACTAAGAGGGTGCAAACTAAAATTTGTTTCCACATACTCATTCTCCTTAAAAACGAAAGACAGTACGAATTGTGCCCACAAAAATAGTGTCCCTGCCACTGACGTGATTGGGATTGGTGACAAAGAAGAATCCAGGGGTAATAGAAATGTTCCGATCGAGGCGGTAGCGATAGAAGACCTCATAGTGCAATCCCACGGCGGGG from Pseudanabaenaceae cyanobacterium SKYG29 includes the following:
- the cas2 gene encoding CRISPR-associated endonuclease Cas2 → MSSLLYLVIYDLPYDKAGNKRRNRLHKLLSGFGKWTQYSVFECFLSDLQFAKLQVGIQKIIKPNQDSVRIYVLDATAVKRTITYGSDKPSERDTIVI
- a CDS encoding calcium-binding protein; protein product: MATLQTQTLTFDIVPDSSGFISAGGNFTKGKFQFDTKTVVLTAKTLNGIGNYEVNNKVIASFDSPTIVVTLVDFDEIASGVLQFRYTSPFTAGNTVVLFDAKNQELARASLPQTPGELGYNIPIPSPSPDKNSFSIKFTGNPVKIEFGGVLREFGIDDIQITNVALVANRPPTVKLSQTAFDTVQNSSFRLPSILLEDDRGLAKVTLTAPEGFILTAANDRDTRVNVVELDLTNRGKTFELARDGEIIFKADKVGSGAIAITVTDNEGLSNIPAAQLSFTVRPSAEPLPNVKPSFLGLQSDPIVVRPSSSQPLSFTTPLKFSIFDPDSLRVSFVLDAVSAPAGTKLTLPGFENSSPTRIVINNQPLDKINEALKNATLTSPRPGRVDLRLFVDDLSGQPNDPPGSRRTEGQQTFDLRTAEPSVRGLESLTVPVGVTSPTLGIQIADDSDQLTVTLTAAETVTLTVPAGTPLQDLDNAKNILKLQGKLAAVNETLSKVTVVSAAAGQTVLDIKVEDESNPTVSAKKPLSFTEKVVLSVQPQTIVLTEPLGIADEVVPGQTFSVLRTGDTKQPLTVGVQVVGITSNAVIGKDFRLTVGNTEVRDQLTIPAGSSSVSVKVTPVADDERGKDRFATLTIVPPPGNDFDLIRPSVTLTIKDSLPELRVVATDAEAQEGGLGFPPDPGKFTITRRGGVNRREEVTFQLVQNEKAATFNTDFDLQLLPTTPASDSKLTVLDKNVFSVTFASGVASVDIEVTPKADNLLEGTEEVVLSLAVNQNKNFKIVSDVGTIKIADRAPGIASVVATQPIAERPPSNRVGIFTILRPVRADGVQDTTGNFVVDFVLSGDADFNQDYEVIPSNFNGFKVSDKQGQIVIRDARGAETITIVARDDNDSLPGQERVTLSVVQGNSATITIPEGRPIVTVEAIDASAKEPPFSGFRDIVVAQNQVNVRFRDNAVEDGDRIRVALNGVVVNNDLLLTNTGTFITFNLLPGVNTLEITALNQGGDPPDAALNTTEVSIGEVIQTSRGLRTGETVILNIINTASVPNPEAITAGVSEFAGVFRISRSGASNQDLLVTYNLTGTATNGADYVRLGNSVVIPAGQNFVDVIVSPLADNELEQVETVILTITSSPAYTIGAPSTGTVTIEDSTVLIKAVNDTVEGVGTGGILFGTSGNDTLIGGVGTQSIVIPFSQLLANDLPSGQVTIISVSPGTAGTVVLDSVNQTITFTPATTGLGTFSYTIAPIGSLGETREPQSAPTSTATVTVIPGSGVFNILRGLAGNDSLVGTSGNDTLDGGDGTDTLTGGSGADVFQINRSEGDIISDFSLFQNDRIELLSSNYPGGIGTLFSLESANAIDVALNFSVTVSSQFVPGLNSPVGIKPTYAYDAVSGRLLLDPDGTSTDFKFELIAQLPNGLSSSIFNNISIVSSF